One Anaerolineae bacterium genomic window carries:
- a CDS encoding translation elongation factor-like protein, whose translation MRERVGTVTHYFNRIHVAVIALTGELKVGDMVHIYGHTTDFIQRVGSMEVNHRKIEYAGPGEEVALEVVDRVRKGDTVYKITGEDVEEPGFFCGMG comes from the coding sequence ATGCGCGAGCGGGTTGGCACGGTAACGCATTATTTCAACCGTATCCACGTCGCCGTCATCGCCCTGACCGGGGAGTTGAAGGTGGGGGATATGGTGCATATTTACGGTCACACGACAGATTTCATCCAGCGGGTCGGCTCCATGGAGGTCAATCACCGCAAGATTGAGTACGCCGGCCCTGGCGAGGAGGTCGCGCTGGAGGTGGTGGACCGGGTGCGCAAAGGCGACACCGTCTATAAGATCACTGGGGAAGATGTGGAGGAGCCGGGGTTCTTCTGCGGCATGGGATGA